The following coding sequences lie in one Caproicibacterium argilliputei genomic window:
- a CDS encoding type II toxin-antitoxin system Phd/YefM family antitoxin, with protein MENINVTNARKDLYQLINRTQETHEPVKITGKTANAVLLSEEDWNAIAETLYLSNISGMTDSILAGKNEPLDVGTNAEDLNWDV; from the coding sequence ATGGAAAACATCAACGTCACCAATGCGCGGAAAGATTTATATCAGCTCATCAACCGCACACAGGAAACACACGAGCCGGTGAAAATCACCGGCAAAACCGCCAATGCCGTCCTGCTTTCCGAAGAAGACTGGAACGCCATCGCGGAAACGCTGTATCTTTCCAACATTTCCGGCATGACAGACAGCATCCTCGCTGGAAAGAACGAACCGCTGGACGTGGGCACTAACGCGGAGGACCTGAACTGGGATGTATAA
- a CDS encoding baseplate J/gp47 family protein, whose protein sequence is MAALTEKGFQRPLYADLLTQQISRAKVLFGDNIETDEKTPLGKFIRLGVQDLAEAYEELENVYNSIFPNTARANSLNRVAATAGIFRNPATAAEQQVEFTGTPGYTIPAGFLVSGNGVEFHTEDSASLDDSGKASVTVYASETGKAGNVPVGAITEIVNPDADVESVQHVALILAGQEEETDPELRARYHAALLGSGSTTADAIRAAVLRVTGVRSCTVIENASEAADASGRPPGCFESIVFAPDSLDDAIAAAIFRAKPVGIRAYGATEVSIKDDSGYPQSICFTHVSNLVIYAKVSVLTDDNFPADGEAQLKAALSTAVGELGNGDDVILTRLYSPITGIPGVRDVALLQLSADGNTYQTTNLLCTPTQAAVLPEDNVTVEVKAYADG, encoded by the coding sequence ATGGCGGCACTCACAGAAAAAGGGTTTCAGCGGCCGCTTTATGCGGATTTGTTGACGCAGCAGATTTCCAGGGCAAAGGTTCTGTTCGGGGACAATATCGAAACCGATGAAAAAACGCCGCTTGGCAAGTTTATCCGGCTGGGCGTGCAGGACCTTGCAGAAGCGTATGAGGAACTGGAAAATGTGTACAACAGCATTTTTCCGAATACCGCACGTGCGAACAGCCTGAACCGCGTGGCGGCCACGGCGGGAATCTTTCGCAACCCCGCGACAGCAGCAGAACAGCAGGTGGAGTTTACCGGCACGCCGGGTTACACAATTCCCGCCGGCTTCTTAGTTTCCGGCAACGGCGTGGAGTTTCACACAGAGGACAGCGCTTCTCTGGATGATTCGGGGAAAGCATCTGTGACTGTGTATGCCTCGGAGACTGGAAAAGCCGGCAACGTGCCGGTTGGAGCAATCACTGAGATTGTGAATCCAGATGCTGATGTGGAGAGTGTGCAGCACGTCGCGCTGATTTTGGCGGGGCAGGAGGAGGAAACCGACCCTGAACTGCGGGCACGCTACCACGCGGCGCTGCTTGGCTCCGGCAGTACCACGGCTGACGCCATTCGTGCGGCGGTGCTGCGGGTGACAGGCGTTCGCAGTTGCACCGTGATTGAGAACGCAAGTGAAGCAGCGGACGCTTCCGGCCGGCCGCCGGGCTGCTTTGAGAGTATCGTCTTTGCACCGGATTCTTTGGACGATGCAATTGCCGCGGCGATTTTTCGAGCAAAGCCGGTAGGTATTCGGGCATATGGCGCCACCGAGGTGTCTATTAAGGACGACAGCGGATATCCACAGTCCATTTGCTTTACCCATGTGTCCAATCTAGTGATTTATGCAAAAGTGTCCGTACTGACAGACGATAATTTCCCGGCAGATGGTGAGGCACAGCTGAAAGCAGCGCTCTCAACTGCTGTTGGTGAGCTTGGCAATGGTGACGACGTAATTCTGACACGGCTGTACAGCCCGATAACCGGTATCCCTGGCGTTCGGGATGTGGCGCTACTGCAGCTGTCAGCGGATGGCAACACCTATCAGACGACCAACCTGCTCTGCACGCCGACACAGGCAGCAGTGCTACCGGAAGACAATGTCACGGTGGAGGTGAAAGCCTATGCCGACGGATAA